A genomic segment from Petrotoga sp. 9PWA.NaAc.5.4 encodes:
- the fliW gene encoding flagellar assembly protein FliW: MIKDFETKLGNVKIDTEKIITFEYGIPGFESHKKFAIIELESTYPIMWLVSLEDKNVAFPVTFPKLIRNDYEVVLPEDIVAYLQLEDPEDAVILSILTIPQNKDDITINLAAPIIISKKNNKGLQFLIENNNYKIRHYLVEEMERNSELLSVQKDGD; this comes from the coding sequence ATGATAAAAGATTTTGAAACTAAACTTGGAAATGTTAAAATAGATACAGAAAAAATAATTACTTTTGAGTACGGAATACCTGGTTTTGAAAGTCACAAAAAATTTGCTATAATTGAATTAGAATCAACTTATCCAATCATGTGGCTTGTTTCTTTAGAAGATAAAAACGTGGCTTTTCCTGTAACTTTTCCAAAACTCATTAGAAATGATTATGAAGTAGTTTTACCAGAAGATATAGTGGCATATCTTCAATTAGAAGATCCTGAAGATGCTGTTATATTAAGTATTTTGACTATCCCACAAAACAAAGATGATATAACAATAAATTTGGCTGCTCCTATTATTATATCCAAAAAAAACAATAAAGGGTTGCAGTTTTTGATTGAAAATAACAATTACAAGATTAGACATTATTTAGTGGAAGAAATGGAGAGGAACTCTGAACTGCTTTCTGTTCAAAAAGATGGTGACTAA
- the flgL gene encoding flagellar hook-associated protein FlgL — protein sequence MRITENLLNKQALKDIQYVLKRYSDLSSQLTSGKKVRYPSDNAAVATRISNLDSRIREIERYKTNVEMAKNYVNMYDSSIQEISTVFLRIKELAVRGSNGSLNNDDRMAISEELNKINTHLVSIANTQISGNYIFGGAQNNSPVVSDDFKILTPSEANLRQKISIGSQEVVYGLTVYDVFVTDSGASAFGIINRLSQAIGSGTSEAIQQELGNIDEIQSKALNSLAKVGGTQRLLDMTSNRMEEFNIFSTEFLSNEADADIAQVIMDLSIQQSVLQAALQAAGNIIPPTLADFL from the coding sequence ATGAGAATTACTGAAAATCTTTTAAATAAGCAAGCTCTTAAAGATATTCAATATGTTTTAAAGAGATATAGTGATTTAAGTTCTCAACTTACTTCAGGTAAAAAGGTTAGATATCCTTCAGATAACGCAGCTGTAGCAACAAGAATTTCAAATCTTGATAGTCGGATACGGGAGATTGAAAGGTACAAAACTAACGTGGAAATGGCAAAAAATTATGTTAATATGTATGATTCTTCAATTCAAGAAATTAGTACTGTATTTTTAAGAATAAAAGAATTGGCTGTTCGAGGATCAAACGGTTCTTTAAATAACGATGATAGGATGGCTATTTCGGAAGAATTAAATAAAATTAACACACATTTGGTTTCTATAGCCAACACTCAAATTAGTGGAAATTACATATTTGGTGGTGCTCAAAACAACTCTCCGGTTGTGTCAGATGACTTTAAAATATTGACTCCTTCCGAAGCAAATTTAAGACAAAAAATATCAATAGGCTCCCAAGAAGTTGTATATGGATTAACTGTATACGATGTTTTTGTCACGGATAGTGGCGCTTCAGCTTTCGGAATAATAAATAGACTGTCACAGGCAATTGGATCCGGCACAAGCGAGGCTATTCAACAAGAATTGGGTAACATTGATGAAATTCAGTCAAAAGCACTTAATTCTTTAGCAAAAGTAGGAGGAACTCAAAGACTTCTTGATATGACTTCAAATAGAATGGAAGAGTTTAATATATTTTCAACTGAGTTCTTGTCTAACGAAGCCGATGCAGACATTGCTCAAGTTATTATGGATTTATCTATACAACAAAGTGTTTTGCAAGCTGCTTTACAAGCGGCAGGAAATATTATTCCTCCGACCTTAGCTGATTTTTTATAA
- the flgK gene encoding flagellar hook-associated protein FlgK — translation MCAMTLYGMLNTGLLGVYTNKVAMSVTAHNIANANTPGFSRQTPVMVTNPPIYLSSMGGSGRSLSFGTGATVADIQRIRDEFLDLQFRETSARLQYWENIYSNIHYIEQLFGEPGETGLRNMYDSFWASIEELKSDPSNEAAKAQIVFRADELINTMKDLDYRLQELANDINSEIKLRIDQINGNLERIADLNQKILTVSTIGGSPNDLLDERDRLLDQLAELSDIRITTLANGQMSLSIGDKVILNGSHYQKIHLETLPQTGDYYQAYVGNSPLTFGDGKMKALFELRDEIIPSYRKQLDEFGLYLVDTTNLIYKEGWDATGTIKGAQFFTDISTQTGFENSRLFRIAGNVDVFHSANINYVTSNKTFYNDPLIDLTDPNTPFNIFSISSSDVLSGSSLPISVNYDPTNNAIYLESTSPLEDKLILDLDGSFFKQYGFAKKEVGAYKIDVNNVIPGSLSFVVNGNDYNINFSNETELVDNINSNAGGYLKAFENDGYIYIVPTEKVPNYDLNTIVLNDVEGSLSQMEAQRITLDALDISQPTLNNLLGSHNTLEMSINGIRIEINPLKDNIYDLIDKINATNTGVTASITPQGKFILRAGNFIDFDMQNVTIKGPENLFKALGLIETTSNNIITLISPNMSPQNIEERFSKADLLRIDNTIGIINQINVSQNLKSNPSLLAIDLGYYDGSNYYPTGPGNVSVWNEISKLKNLSILDNGRIGFSDFLANIITDMGVKGENAYKMRLNSETLNSQISLEKERVMGVSIDEEMANIIKYQQAFNASARVITAIDQMLGTVINNLGTVGR, via the coding sequence ATGTGTGCGATGACTCTGTATGGCATGTTGAATACAGGATTGTTGGGAGTTTATACAAACAAAGTTGCGATGAGTGTAACCGCACACAATATTGCTAATGCAAATACTCCGGGATTTTCAAGACAAACTCCTGTAATGGTAACAAATCCGCCTATTTATTTAAGTAGTATGGGAGGTTCAGGACGCTCTTTATCTTTTGGTACAGGTGCAACTGTTGCTGATATCCAAAGGATTAGGGATGAATTTTTAGACTTACAATTTAGAGAAACATCGGCACGCTTACAATATTGGGAAAATATTTACTCAAATATACATTATATTGAACAACTTTTTGGTGAACCAGGAGAAACAGGATTAAGAAATATGTACGATTCTTTTTGGGCTTCTATTGAAGAATTAAAATCAGATCCTTCAAATGAAGCTGCTAAAGCTCAAATCGTTTTTCGAGCTGATGAATTGATAAATACAATGAAAGACCTTGATTATAGATTACAAGAACTCGCAAATGATATAAATAGCGAAATTAAACTCAGAATTGATCAAATAAATGGTAACTTAGAAAGAATCGCAGATCTCAATCAAAAAATTTTGACAGTAAGTACAATCGGAGGCAGTCCTAATGATTTATTAGACGAAAGAGATAGATTATTAGATCAATTAGCAGAACTATCTGATATTAGAATAACTACTCTTGCAAATGGTCAAATGTCTTTGAGTATAGGAGATAAAGTGATTCTAAATGGTTCGCATTATCAAAAAATACATTTAGAAACCTTACCGCAAACAGGGGATTATTATCAAGCATACGTTGGAAACAGCCCGCTAACATTTGGAGACGGCAAAATGAAAGCTCTTTTTGAATTAAGAGATGAAATAATACCTTCGTATAGAAAACAATTGGATGAGTTTGGATTATATTTAGTCGATACTACAAACCTTATATATAAAGAAGGATGGGATGCTACAGGAACTATAAAAGGAGCTCAATTTTTTACGGATATTAGTACACAAACAGGTTTTGAAAATTCGCGATTATTCAGAATAGCAGGTAACGTCGATGTTTTTCATTCAGCAAATATTAACTACGTTACAAGTAACAAGACTTTTTATAATGATCCGCTAATTGATTTAACAGATCCTAATACCCCTTTTAATATTTTTTCTATTTCGTCATCAGATGTTTTATCAGGATCATCTCTTCCAATTTCTGTAAATTATGATCCTACAAATAATGCAATATACTTAGAGAGTACTTCTCCTTTGGAAGACAAACTTATCCTTGATTTAGACGGTTCCTTTTTTAAACAGTATGGTTTTGCAAAGAAAGAAGTTGGGGCGTACAAGATTGATGTAAACAATGTCATACCTGGAAGTTTGAGTTTCGTGGTTAATGGAAACGATTATAATATAAATTTTTCAAATGAAACAGAGTTAGTAGACAATATAAATTCTAATGCGGGAGGTTATTTGAAAGCTTTTGAAAATGACGGTTATATTTATATTGTTCCAACAGAAAAAGTTCCAAATTACGATTTAAACACTATTGTTTTAAATGATGTTGAAGGCTCTCTCTCGCAAATGGAAGCTCAAAGAATTACTCTTGACGCCTTAGATATTTCACAACCTACACTAAATAATTTGTTAGGTTCACATAATACTTTAGAAATGAGTATAAATGGAATAAGAATAGAAATTAATCCTTTAAAAGACAATATATATGATTTAATTGATAAAATAAATGCTACAAATACCGGAGTTACCGCATCGATTACTCCACAAGGAAAGTTTATTTTAAGAGCAGGTAATTTCATTGATTTTGATATGCAAAACGTTACTATTAAAGGTCCGGAAAATTTATTTAAAGCATTAGGTTTAATTGAAACTACCTCAAATAACATAATCACGCTGATTTCTCCAAATATGTCTCCTCAAAATATCGAAGAACGTTTTTCTAAAGCTGATTTGTTGAGAATAGACAATACCATAGGGATAATCAATCAAATCAATGTTTCTCAAAATTTAAAAAGTAATCCTTCTTTATTAGCAATTGATTTAGGTTATTATGATGGTTCAAACTACTATCCTACAGGTCCTGGCAATGTTAGCGTATGGAACGAAATTTCAAAATTAAAAAACCTTAGCATATTAGATAATGGTAGAATAGGATTTTCGGATTTTTTAGCAAATATAATAACGGATATGGGAGTTAAAGGTGAAAATGCATATAAAATGCGGTTAAACAGTGAAACCTTAAATTCTCAAATAAGCCTTGAAAAAGAAAGAGTAATGGGGGTTTCAATAGATGAAGAAATGGCTAATATTATAAAATATCAACAAGCTTTTAATGCTTCAGCAAGAGTTATTACAGCCATAGATCAAATGCTCGGAACTGTGATCAACAATTTAGGCACAGTAGGAAGATGA
- the flgM gene encoding flagellar biosynthesis anti-sigma factor FlgM, producing MDINNINPMGNNNFNKINEANTKKTNEKQLLRDYNQENVYNITGNSKRYVELSKEIPEIREDIVAKLKEAIENGSYQIDVEKIVNKMLE from the coding sequence ATGGATATAAATAACATTAATCCCATGGGGAACAACAATTTTAATAAAATTAATGAAGCCAACACTAAAAAAACAAACGAAAAACAATTACTAAGAGATTACAACCAAGAAAATGTTTATAACATTACAGGAAATTCTAAAAGATATGTAGAATTATCAAAAGAGATTCCAGAAATAAGAGAGGATATTGTTGCTAAATTAAAAGAAGCAATTGAAAATGGCTCATATCAAATTGATGTTGAGAAAATTGTGAACAAAATGCTTGAATAA
- a CDS encoding peroxiredoxin — MEGRIPLIGERFPEMTVVTTDGKKELPKDYKGKWLILFSHPGDFTPVCTTEFVEFAKKHDEFRKINTELLGLSIDQVHAHIKWMEWIKENVGVEITFPIIADSLGKVATKLGMVDPEKGSATVRAVFVIDPEGVIRLIMYYPSEVGRNINEVYRAVKALQLSDKQKVVVPGNWPENSILGNKVIIPPVATYKDALERKASSQEGYDWWFKVKEIKE; from the coding sequence ATGGAAGGTAGAATTCCTTTAATAGGAGAAAGGTTTCCAGAGATGACTGTAGTTACAACAGACGGTAAAAAAGAATTACCAAAAGATTATAAAGGTAAATGGTTAATTTTATTTAGTCACCCAGGAGATTTTACACCTGTTTGTACCACTGAGTTTGTTGAATTTGCGAAAAAGCATGATGAATTTAGAAAGATCAATACAGAACTATTAGGCCTTTCTATTGATCAAGTTCATGCACATATAAAATGGATGGAATGGATTAAAGAAAATGTTGGAGTAGAGATCACTTTTCCAATCATAGCCGATTCCCTGGGAAAAGTTGCAACAAAATTAGGTATGGTAGACCCTGAAAAAGGTTCTGCAACAGTTAGAGCTGTTTTTGTTATAGACCCTGAAGGAGTAATAAGACTTATTATGTATTATCCGTCAGAAGTTGGAAGAAACATTAATGAAGTATACAGAGCAGTGAAAGCTCTTCAACTTTCTGATAAACAGAAAGTAGTAGTTCCTGGTAACTGGCCTGAAAATTCTATATTAGGAAATAAAGTAATCATACCACCTGTGGCAACATACAAAGATGCTTTGGAAAGAAAAGCATCAAGTCAAGAAGGGTATGATTGGTGGTTTAAAGTAAAAGAAATAAAAGAATAA
- a CDS encoding Xaa-Pro peptidase family protein: MKEQRLNEFLDLMRKQNIHQVIITSTPSLYYFLGEWIEPGERLLAFYVNIFGETKLILNEMIKITNLKEVDIINYSDSQDPIIILSQLINKDKTIGIEEQWRSGFLLDLLKIIGTVSVFQNITPLISKLRMKKDSEEIELMQASSIINDSSMEKVISVIPEMLPEKYLAKAIKNIFEREGADEVSFEPIVAYGKNASDPHHIPQNTKIKDGEAVLIDMGCIKDHYCSDMTRTVFFGNPIETLKNIYQIVLEANLKAIEKVKPGVMAYEVDDAARSVINQKGYGQYFIHRTGHGVGLEIHEMPYISQNSQIILEAGMIFSIEPGIYLPGVGGVRIEDLVLVTDDGCRVLNKFPKELTII; encoded by the coding sequence ATGAAAGAACAAAGATTAAACGAATTTTTAGATCTTATGCGAAAACAAAATATTCACCAAGTTATAATTACTTCCACTCCTTCTTTGTATTATTTTTTAGGAGAATGGATAGAACCAGGAGAACGCCTCCTTGCGTTTTATGTAAATATTTTTGGAGAAACAAAACTAATATTAAATGAAATGATAAAAATAACTAATTTGAAAGAAGTTGATATAATAAACTACTCAGATTCTCAAGATCCTATAATAATATTATCTCAGCTTATTAACAAAGACAAAACGATAGGAATTGAAGAACAGTGGAGATCAGGGTTTCTATTAGATTTATTAAAAATCATAGGAACAGTTTCTGTGTTTCAAAACATAACACCGTTAATAAGCAAGTTAAGAATGAAGAAGGATTCTGAAGAAATTGAACTTATGCAAGCTTCTTCAATTATAAACGATTCATCAATGGAGAAGGTTATAAGTGTAATTCCTGAGATGTTACCTGAGAAATACTTAGCAAAAGCAATTAAGAATATTTTTGAAAGAGAGGGCGCGGACGAAGTTTCTTTTGAGCCAATAGTAGCGTATGGAAAGAATGCTTCAGATCCTCATCATATCCCTCAAAATACAAAGATAAAAGATGGAGAAGCTGTATTAATAGATATGGGATGTATAAAAGATCATTATTGTTCTGATATGACAAGGACAGTTTTTTTTGGAAACCCTATAGAAACTTTAAAGAATATATATCAAATTGTTTTAGAAGCAAATTTGAAAGCTATAGAAAAAGTAAAACCTGGTGTTATGGCTTATGAAGTTGATGATGCTGCAAGAAGTGTTATAAATCAAAAAGGTTATGGCCAATATTTTATACATAGAACAGGTCATGGTGTAGGATTAGAAATACATGAGATGCCTTATATATCACAAAATAGTCAAATTATTCTTGAAGCTGGCATGATATTTTCTATAGAACCTGGTATATACTTACCTGGAGTTGGAGGAGTTAGAATCGAAGATTTGGTTCTTGTAACCGATGATGGATGCCGAGTTTTAAACAAGTTTCCAAAAGAACTTACAATAATATGA
- a CDS encoding cyclodeaminase/cyclohydrolase family protein, producing the protein MNKQMNFEEILNEISELPPNFAVSTANAMIGTLAATLGAMIANQTIISKKAVDYENTLEMALENLLEIKEKLLNYAEKSSHNVESFEKSEDKDKILKNIVINSFNVAKLNYNILRNCYEIYKYGDPNLKVEAKRVCYIAWACLNSALISVKSNLEKVNNDEEKENISNDLVEFTNEADSLIEELKEEMRN; encoded by the coding sequence ATGAATAAACAAATGAATTTTGAAGAAATTTTGAACGAAATTTCAGAGTTACCTCCTAACTTTGCTGTTTCAACTGCTAATGCTATGATTGGGACTTTAGCAGCTACGTTAGGTGCTATGATTGCTAATCAGACAATAATTTCTAAAAAAGCTGTAGATTATGAGAATACTTTGGAGATGGCATTAGAAAATCTTTTGGAAATTAAGGAAAAACTTTTAAATTATGCAGAAAAATCTTCGCATAATGTTGAATCTTTTGAAAAGTCTGAAGACAAAGATAAAATTTTAAAAAACATTGTTATAAATTCTTTCAATGTTGCGAAGCTTAATTACAACATACTGAGAAATTGTTATGAAATTTACAAGTATGGGGATCCTAATTTAAAAGTGGAAGCAAAAAGAGTATGTTATATAGCCTGGGCTTGCTTGAACTCTGCTTTAATCTCTGTCAAAAGCAACTTGGAAAAGGTCAATAACGATGAGGAAAAAGAAAATATATCAAACGACTTGGTTGAATTCACAAATGAGGCTGATTCGTTAATAGAAGAATTAAAGGAGGAAATGCGTAATTAA